CCAGATAGACCTCGATCCTTCCTTCCACCGTGTCCACGATCTCCGACAACGCGTCAATCTGATAGCGACAGAAAATGACAAGTCCCAGTCAACAAAACTTATAGCAACGGGGATGATCTCCGCAGCAATATTTCATCTTGGATTTCATCAGGATATCCACAAACTGGTTGggttgatggttttttttttactcttttaaaCCACGAAGGCTTGCACCAACTTCTCCTTTTCTCTAAAAGGGTATAAATGTAGAGGATCTGTGTCATGCTGATCACTCTTTACTTAAGTTTCTGTactttagtttaatttttttgcaaatagGTTTGTCTAAATAGGTCAGCTTTCATGTGAATTGAGTAACGTGCAAGATGAACTAATTAAAGCTATCTAGGAGAAAGCCTATACTCACTTATACAGTACTCACTTTAGCCAAAATGCGGTTTGGGTACTTGAGTACAATACTTTACTTAATTGCACAGTATTTGCTATCTGCGAAGGCTCATAATTTGCTTCTCTGAATAATTATGGTAACaactgtagtaatatctctctctctctctctgtatctatctctctttctctctcacacacatacacacacacacgcacacacacacacacaagagaaatGACACGCATATTGCATTAGGCCATAATTACCTTTGTTCTTTtacaatataattttatatgGTAAGCAGCTGGTCCCACCCCCACAATGTAACTATCAGCACTATTGGATCCTTTTCTCTTAGACCCCTTTGTCCTATCTCAattttatccattcattcatttcccaaTCGCTTTTCCACTTTCACAGGTCACGGgggctgctggagcctattacagcagacttatgggcatgaggcggggaaaAGCTCTGGACATGGTACCAACACATGGCTGatgaatttattaattttaatatttatatttcctgTAATCAATAACTACCGAGGCAGGGCCTCCATCCAGCTGTCTCCCCCCATGGTTTGACACGATGATGCCTTGGACGCCGTGCTCCACGGCCAACTCCGCGTCCTCCTTAGTTAGAATCCCCTTGATGATGATCGGCAGGCTGGTGATGGACTGCAGCCAGTATACATCCTTCCAACTGATGGAGGGGTCCAGGTTATTGGCTGGGATTCCATACTCTTCTGGGCCTGCTGTGTCCTGCTGGTAGGGCATGTCATACAACTTCTGTCGTTATCTCCCTATAATGTTCTCTGAACTATTACTGCTGCTTTTTGGCTTTTATATGTGAAGGTGACAGTCAAGAAATATAATTCTATATGTATACATTTCAGAACATTTCAGAATCAATGTAATATTACAATATCAAAATGACAAATGGGGAAGGAAATTTCACCAGTGAAGTTTTGGTTGAAGCAGTCTTGACTTTCAtttctagtctttttttttgcctttttttaaaaatctgtccttctgtcttttatttgtctCATCTTCATTTGTCTATTCTTATTTTGACCTTTTTCCTTCTTATGTTCACTTTCCGCTGCTTAATTTCTGCTCTAATTTCTACttctgtgttttgaaattttgaatCCTTCGATGAATGGTGAGTGGACTGTACCTGATCAAAAAACCTACCTGGAACACTCCATCAAAGTTCTTCACCTTGAGATGTGGTGGCAACTTGAACTGGTTGCGGATGTCGTCACGACGCTTACCGGTGTAGGGAACATCAACAGTGAGGACAAGCGCCTTGTACCCAAGCATCTCCACACGACGCACAATCTGTTCTGACAGCTTCCTGTCCCGATATACATACAGCTGGAACCAGCGGTACCCGTTTGGTGCCGCTGCCACAATCTCCTCCACGGAGCAGGTGGAGTAAGTGCTGGTGATGTAGCAGGTGTTCAATGCCTCTGTAGCTGTGAGGAAAAAAGTTGTGACATTAATCTAAGTTAAATTAATTCACATTTGACAAGACTGTCCCAATACCTGGGTTGGCATGCCCCCCTCCCAAACACACAAGCCTCACCTCGAGCAGTGGCCATCTCTCCTTCATGCCATGCCAGGCAATGAAAAGCAGTCGGTGCGATACCGACTGGAAAGCTGATTTCTGTCCCCTGCACGGTGGTCCGTGTGTCGCTGACCGACACATCCCTCAGGATACGTGGCCTCAGGCGGATCCTGAATATGAAGCACAGATCACGTTAAgagcagatgaagaagaagaagaggtagaACTTGATTGGTTTCTTAGTCTATGTTGATGTCCATAGTTGGCATCTGTTGATGAACCAAAAGTTACACTTCATCCCAGGAATACAGGTCAGATTTTAATGTTGCTATTGGTTTAACCTACACTATCTTTCAAGGACTGTTTACTACTGGGTGGGTAAGGGTGATTATCAGAGTCCCAGGTCCTCAGGTGGACTTaaacccaggaccttctgcTGTGATGGAACAGGATCACCTACAGCTCCACCGTGATACCTTGACTTAATGACTATGCCAACAATGGCTTCTCCACTTCCTCCTATATAACTATGAGCATCCAACCCAGTCCAATGATGGCTAGTTTTGATAGCAGACAAAGTAAGCTTCATGTTAGCTGTGTTGAAGAACCAACCACCATGTCACAAATGACTTTGACACATTTCCCATTGgctttattttactatttagaAAAACTGTCACCGCCAGGTTTGGGAAACTTTGTAACAGAGCTTTCAGTCGACTCCATCTCATGCATAAATGATCGTTCCATTGCCTTACCT
This window of the Antennarius striatus isolate MH-2024 chromosome 12, ASM4005453v1, whole genome shotgun sequence genome carries:
- the LOC137604951 gene encoding 2-Hydroxyacid oxidase 2-like isoform X1 encodes the protein MAMVCLTDFEEYAKEHLSKATWDYYAAGADECCTRDDNLLAYKRIRLRPRILRDVSVSDTRTTVQGTEISFPVGIAPTAFHCLAWHEGEMATARATEALNTCYITSTYSTCSVEEIVAAAPNGYRWFQLYVYRDRKLSEQIVRRVEMLGYKALVLTVDVPYTGKRRDDIRNQFKLPPHLKVKNFDGVFQQDTAGPEEYGIPANNLDPSISWKDVYWLQSITSLPIIIKGILTKEDAELAVEHGVQGIIVSNHGGRQLDGGPASIDALSEIVDTVEGRIEVYLDGGIRTGSDVLKSLALGAKCVFIGRPAVWGLAYKGEEGVREVLQILNDEFRLSMALSGCRNVAEINRNLIQFSKL
- the LOC137604951 gene encoding 2-Hydroxyacid oxidase 2-like isoform X2, with protein sequence MAMVCLTDFEEYAKEHLSKATWDYYAAGADECCTRDDNLLAYKRIRLRPRILRDVSVSDTRTTVQGTEISFPVGIAPTAFHCLAWHEGEMATARATEALNTCYITSTYSTCSVEEIVAAAPNGYRWFQLYVYRDRKLSEQIVRRVEMLGYKALVLTVDVPYTGKRRDDIRNQFKLPPHLKVKNFDGVFQDTAGPEEYGIPANNLDPSISWKDVYWLQSITSLPIIIKGILTKEDAELAVEHGVQGIIVSNHGGRQLDGGPASIDALSEIVDTVEGRIEVYLDGGIRTGSDVLKSLALGAKCVFIGRPAVWGLAYKGEEGVREVLQILNDEFRLSMALSGCRNVAEINRNLIQFSKL